A genomic segment from Saprospiraceae bacterium encodes:
- a CDS encoding universal stress protein, which yields MNLIQLIGVGDNNYNAIKTNLSELLSHNLSTRSIVLEEVNDIDTIMEFNLGAIPALAVNGKIVFEQNGQVLGKERLRELISPYIRQLNMKNILVPTDFSEVSEDAFRFAYALATVNGGAIKVIHISHPSFDTVNPMGTYVPGSFEKLKREQLDLFMDRLSHLEQVREDANLIPISKEVVIGFATEEIVRYSKGPEVDMVIMGTTGEGGFLNKLIGSVSSRVAQKAWCPVMLIPKGYRNVGFKNILYASNHKAMDEVMVREMVNFALFHGANIHLLHVKESSKDDFRVAKTVFEEIVSASAPNLSYQYSIVESKSVFQGIQRYIEKNEIDLLSMVTAHRGFIEDLFHNSLTKQMAFGTDIPLLVMHFDE from the coding sequence ATGAATTTGATTCAATTGATCGGCGTAGGGGATAACAACTACAATGCTATAAAGACGAACCTTAGCGAGTTGTTGTCGCATAATCTTTCCACGCGAAGTATCGTTTTGGAAGAGGTAAATGACATTGATACGATTATGGAATTTAACCTAGGTGCTATTCCTGCCCTTGCCGTCAATGGGAAAATTGTATTTGAACAAAATGGCCAAGTACTAGGCAAAGAGCGATTAAGGGAATTAATAAGTCCTTATATAAGGCAATTAAATATGAAGAACATACTTGTACCGACAGATTTTTCGGAGGTATCAGAAGATGCTTTTCGTTTTGCCTACGCCTTAGCAACTGTTAATGGTGGAGCCATTAAGGTTATCCATATCAGCCATCCTTCTTTTGATACGGTAAACCCCATGGGAACCTATGTTCCCGGGAGTTTTGAAAAATTAAAACGAGAACAGTTGGATCTTTTTATGGACCGGCTTAGTCATTTGGAACAGGTAAGAGAGGACGCAAATCTCATCCCGATTAGCAAGGAGGTCGTGATTGGTTTTGCAACCGAAGAAATCGTTCGCTACTCAAAGGGACCGGAGGTAGATATGGTGATTATGGGGACAACCGGTGAGGGCGGTTTTCTCAATAAATTGATAGGAAGTGTATCCTCAAGGGTGGCACAGAAGGCTTGGTGTCCGGTGATGCTCATTCCTAAAGGATACCGAAATGTAGGCTTTAAAAATATACTATACGCCAGCAACCACAAAGCAATGGATGAAGTAATGGTACGAGAAATGGTGAATTTTGCCCTTTTTCATGGTGCCAATATCCATTTACTGCATGTCAAAGAGAGCAGCAAAGATGATTTTAGGGTAGCAAAAACAGTTTTTGAGGAAATCGTCAGTGCTTCAGCTCCTAACCTGAGTTACCAATATTCCATCGTAGAGAGTAAGTCGGTTTTTCAAGGTATACAGCGGTATATCGAAAAAAATGAGATCGACTTATTATCTATGGTGACTGCTCATCGCGGTTTTATTGAGGATTTATTTCACAACAGCTTGACCAAGCAAATGGCTTTTGGCACGGATATACCTTTACTTGTGATGCATTTTGATGAATAG
- a CDS encoding universal stress protein translates to MKKILVPIDFSSAARFGLEYAEWLSLRYLNEIIAVHVASPPNYEETLSEAHIAKFKAQRKEEIENHLKHFSTSYPDRDKEALSGVKNIHCQTRFGETIEEILKCGEEEKVDLIVIGTRNKHSMWDHLFGSVTTQLLSKSKIPVLVIPEGTSLLEIKKVAFATAITGAEDAALQYLEKLTKFLGADLLQVFVNMMPYDFFDNKEEIWKLPHSLMENQSFHMVRDPNVVQGIDYFIHEYNIDLLAMMVPRRNKVEQFFHQSKTKKMAYKTAIPLLIIPTS, encoded by the coding sequence ATGAAAAAGATACTTGTGCCAATTGATTTTTCCTCAGCGGCTCGTTTCGGTTTGGAATATGCAGAATGGTTAAGCCTTCGTTATTTAAATGAAATTATTGCAGTGCATGTTGCCAGTCCTCCCAATTATGAGGAAACCTTAAGTGAGGCGCATATCGCAAAATTTAAAGCGCAAAGGAAGGAAGAAATAGAAAACCATTTGAAGCACTTTTCCACCTCCTATCCTGATCGCGATAAAGAGGCTTTGAGTGGAGTGAAAAACATCCATTGCCAAACCAGATTTGGAGAAACCATTGAAGAAATATTGAAATGCGGAGAAGAAGAGAAAGTAGATTTGATTGTTATTGGCACCCGAAACAAGCATAGCATGTGGGATCATCTTTTTGGAAGCGTAACGACCCAACTCCTGAGCAAAAGTAAAATACCAGTCCTCGTTATTCCTGAAGGCACTTCCCTTTTGGAAATTAAAAAAGTGGCTTTTGCAACAGCCATTACCGGAGCAGAAGATGCAGCTTTACAATACCTGGAAAAATTAACCAAATTTTTGGGGGCTGACCTTTTGCAGGTTTTTGTCAATATGATGCCCTATGATTTTTTTGACAACAAAGAGGAAATTTGGAAATTACCTCACTCCTTGATGGAAAACCAATCCTTCCACATGGTGCGTGATCCCAATGTGGTGCAAGGTATCGACTATTTTATCCATGAATATAACATTGATTTATTGGCGATGATGGTCCCCAGAAGAAATAAAGTAGAACAATTTTTTCACCAGAGTAAAACCAAAAAAATGGCATACAAAACCGCCATTCCACTGCTTATTATTCCAACCTCATAA
- a CDS encoding universal stress protein — protein MKNILVPTDFSEHANNALDYAVAIANRFGSQITLFYAYKVYSTTGMLVSVERFMKDDAEEDMHKLIEKTRISLMNGATITGVTVKGETIQGIADKADREGFDIIIMGTQGASGLKEIFMGSVTNGVIRKTRTPVLAIPNECRYKAFKSFVLAMDSREVQTPGLFRTLVFLVKGYDGSLSVYHKIEGEEDDGIDPSLNQWLMGIEHANHFDFSEKDVNESLSEFLADYGGDLLCMVRHKRGFLERIFHQSVTKKEAFTTAIPLLVLQDN, from the coding sequence ATGAAAAACATCCTTGTTCCGACTGATTTTTCCGAGCATGCCAATAATGCTTTGGATTATGCGGTGGCCATTGCTAATCGTTTTGGAAGTCAGATCACCTTGTTTTATGCTTATAAAGTATATAGTACAACGGGAATGCTGGTATCGGTGGAGCGTTTCATGAAAGATGACGCCGAAGAAGATATGCATAAGTTGATCGAAAAGACAAGGATCTCCCTGATGAATGGCGCGACGATAACGGGAGTCACGGTAAAGGGAGAAACCATTCAGGGGATAGCGGATAAGGCTGATAGGGAAGGTTTTGATATCATCATCATGGGTACCCAAGGTGCCAGTGGATTGAAAGAGATATTTATGGGAAGTGTGACGAATGGGGTCATCAGAAAGACGCGAACGCCGGTGTTGGCTATTCCCAATGAATGTCGTTATAAGGCTTTTAAGTCTTTTGTTTTGGCAATGGATAGCCGAGAGGTTCAAACACCTGGCCTATTTCGAACCTTAGTGTTTTTGGTAAAAGGATATGATGGTAGCTTATCGGTTTACCACAAGATAGAGGGAGAGGAGGATGACGGTATTGATCCTTCATTAAACCAATGGTTAATGGGGATTGAACATGCCAATCACTTTGATTTTAGTGAAAAAGACGTGAACGAAAGTTTGTCGGAATTTTTGGCTGATTACGGCGGAGATTTACTCTGTATGGTTAGGCACAAACGGGGATTCCTAGAGCGAATTTTCCATCAAAGTGTTACCAAAAAAGAAGCCTTCACAACGGCTATCCCCTTACTGGTATTACAAGATAATTAA